One region of Elusimicrobiota bacterium genomic DNA includes:
- a CDS encoding N-acetyltransferase — MIKAPPEKVSQEVVTFKVSELEPLLCGPSMDIPPFEPAMVKLKTGETMVIRPIKREEAPLFLDYVKKLMDIDHDFYDIVGARVYAEILGWVRNRLKDPYHLVGVIDGHVVAFCNGRLMNENINISLHSLAFRRGLRAGAIMYYAKCEYCFETLKQKEFWATYESYNGLKRWGIGMAQPSYPWPDVQHELGGAKVFYITQNYWKTTVKKYLEEMTQTKMVRPVPAALLKKNEKLIMPTKLEED; from the coding sequence ATGATAAAAGCACCCCCTGAAAAGGTCTCGCAGGAAGTGGTAACCTTCAAAGTCTCTGAACTTGAGCCGTTATTGTGCGGCCCGTCAATGGATATACCGCCTTTTGAGCCGGCGATGGTAAAGCTGAAAACCGGCGAAACGATGGTGATCCGCCCGATAAAAAGAGAGGAAGCCCCTTTATTCCTTGACTATGTCAAAAAGTTAATGGACATTGACCATGATTTTTACGACATCGTGGGAGCCCGGGTCTACGCCGAGATTCTCGGCTGGGTCAGGAACCGCCTGAAAGACCCCTATCATCTCGTCGGTGTTATTGACGGACATGTGGTTGCGTTCTGTAACGGCCGTCTGATGAACGAGAATATCAATATCAGCCTTCATTCTCTGGCTTTCAGAAGAGGATTGCGGGCCGGGGCGATAATGTATTACGCGAAGTGCGAATACTGTTTCGAAACTTTGAAACAGAAGGAATTCTGGGCGACCTATGAAAGCTATAACGGCCTCAAGAGATGGGGCATAGGAATGGCCCAGCCTTCTTATCCGTGGCCCGACGTACAGCACGAGCTCGGCGGCGCCAAGGTTTTCTACATTACCCAGAACTATTGGAAAACAACGGTCAAAAAGTATCTGGAAGAGATGACCCAGACAAAAATGGTCAGGCCGGTTCCCGCCGCGCTACTGAAGAAGAACGAGAAGCTTATCATGCCGACCAAACTGGAAGAGGATTGA
- a CDS encoding HEAT repeat domain-containing protein, giving the protein MSENAKGFTSHINMRKRGIFMALACVSLAVYSATELQADSYESRAEVTRLTKSLTDSNSYKRKAAIVALGALGSDAKTAVPDLTNALGDSDTDVRAFAADALGKIGPDAKTAVPELVKALSDSNPDVRVAAAVALGLIGPEAKTAVPKLTKLSSSYNADMRGEATVALAKIGSNTLADLIKALSDSEEKVRSRAVAALGKMGLEAKTAVPELTKALSDSAVDVRALAADALGKIGPEAKTAIAELTKGLGDFNAVRINAAWALGKIGPDAAPAVPDLIKSLSDSNDEVRISAAGALGKIGPEAKTAVSELAKSLSDSNNKVRENAAGALGKIGPEAKSAVPELTKALSDSNDKLRKLAAGALGLIGPEAKDAVPELTKLLGDPNDEARANAAAALDKINPKAETAVPESKTTVSEAEDIARKAYAQAPDKTSPQNKDAVTELIKALSDSDIGARTAAARTLGKLGSGAKNAVPDLALALGDSDAGVRKAVAQALGKIGPKAKSAVPELIKALSDSDAGVRILTAQALGKMGTKAKSAIPELNKALNDSDAGVRKFAAKALSKINPPAK; this is encoded by the coding sequence ATGTCTGAAAATGCGAAAGGTTTTACCAGTCACATCAATATGCGCAAGCGCGGGATTTTTATGGCACTCGCCTGTGTTTCTCTGGCTGTTTATTCCGCAACCGAATTACAGGCCGATTCTTACGAGTCAAGAGCGGAGGTTACCCGCCTTACAAAGTCATTGACCGATTCCAACAGCTATAAGCGCAAGGCAGCCATTGTCGCCCTGGGCGCACTGGGCTCCGACGCCAAAACTGCGGTTCCCGACCTTACAAACGCGTTGGGTGATTCTGATACCGATGTGCGCGCATTTGCCGCCGACGCTCTGGGTAAAATAGGCCCCGACGCCAAAACCGCGGTTCCCGAACTTGTAAAGGCGTTAAGCGATTCCAATCCCGATGTCCGCGTGGCGGCGGCCGTTGCCTTGGGTTTAATCGGCCCGGAAGCCAAAACTGCCGTTCCTAAACTTACAAAGCTTTCAAGCTCTTACAATGCCGACATGCGCGGGGAGGCTACTGTCGCCCTGGCTAAAATAGGCTCTAACACTCTTGCCGATCTCATAAAAGCGTTAAGCGATTCCGAGGAAAAGGTGCGCAGCCGCGCTGTTGCCGCCTTGGGCAAAATGGGCCTTGAAGCCAAAACCGCCGTCCCCGAACTTACAAAGGCATTGAGCGATTCCGCCGTCGATGTACGCGCATTAGCCGCCGACGCCCTGGGTAAAATAGGTCCGGAAGCTAAGACCGCCATTGCCGAACTCACAAAGGGATTGGGCGATTTTAATGCGGTGCGCATAAATGCGGCCTGGGCCCTGGGGAAAATAGGTCCTGACGCCGCACCCGCTGTTCCCGACCTTATCAAATCGTTGAGCGATTCTAATGACGAGGTGCGCATAAGTGCGGCCGGCGCCCTGGGGAAAATAGGCCCCGAAGCCAAAACCGCGGTTTCTGAACTCGCAAAATCATTAAGCGATTCTAACAACAAAGTGCGCGAAAACGCGGCCGGCGCCCTGGGGAAAATAGGCCCGGAGGCCAAAAGCGCCGTTCCCGAACTTACAAAGGCGTTGAGTGACTCTAACGATAAACTGCGCAAATTAGCCGCCGGCGCATTAGGTTTAATAGGCCCTGAGGCCAAAGACGCTGTTCCGGAACTCACCAAACTATTGGGCGATCCTAACGATGAGGCGCGCGCGAATGCCGCCGCCGCCCTGGATAAAATAAACCCTAAAGCCGAAACCGCCGTTCCTGAAAGCAAAACCACTGTGAGCGAGGCTGAGGATATTGCGCGCAAAGCGTATGCCCAGGCTCCGGATAAAACAAGTCCTCAAAACAAAGACGCGGTTACCGAACTTATAAAAGCCTTAAGCGATTCTGACATAGGCGCGCGCACAGCTGCCGCCCGCACCCTGGGTAAACTCGGTTCCGGAGCCAAAAACGCGGTTCCTGACCTTGCGCTGGCATTAGGCGATTCCGATGCCGGCGTGCGCAAAGCCGTCGCCCAAGCCCTGGGTAAAATAGGCCCCAAGGCCAAAAGCGCCGTTCCTGAACTTATAAAAGCGTTGAGCGATTCAGATGCCGGCGTGCGCATATTAACCGCCCAAGCCCTGGGTAAAATGGGCACAAAGGCCAAAAGCGCGATCCCTGAACTTAACAAAGCGTTGAACGATTCCGACGCCGGCGTGCGCAAATTTGCCGCCAAAGCCCTGAGTAAAATAAATCCGCCGGCTAAATAG
- a CDS encoding 3-isopropylmalate dehydratase large subunit → MGMTYVQKLLAKAVGRPQVAVGEVLEPEVNLAMSHENGALVISQFDEIFKGTGREAKVWNPDHIAIIFDHRVPAESSKTAGNQKKIREFVGKQGIRKFHDIRGDVGGICHQILAENGYVRPGSVLVGTDSHTTTHGALGAFAFGIGATEMASVWTLGRILNVEVPGSIKVIVNGKFQEHVYPKDLILHVIGRLTAQGANFKAIEFYGDTISNMPTSGRLVLCNMSVEAGATAGLVPPDAETQRYLREEAGVKEPLDIFGPDPDAVYDQVLEIDASKLEPQIACPHTVDNVKPIGEVAGKKLHQIVIGSCTNGRLDDLEIAAKILKGRRVADGTRMLVFPASWRIYHKALESGAISALAKAGAVVCNPGCGPCLGIHQGALGDGETALATTNRNFKGRMGNPKAEVYLCSPAVAAASAITGKITDPRGALVAK, encoded by the coding sequence ATGGGCATGACTTATGTTCAGAAGCTGTTGGCAAAGGCAGTCGGACGTCCGCAGGTGGCGGTCGGAGAAGTACTGGAACCGGAAGTCAACCTGGCAATGTCGCATGAAAACGGCGCTTTGGTGATCAGCCAATTTGACGAGATATTCAAGGGAACGGGACGCGAGGCGAAAGTCTGGAATCCGGACCACATAGCGATAATCTTTGATCACCGCGTTCCCGCCGAGTCATCAAAGACCGCGGGCAACCAGAAGAAGATACGCGAGTTCGTGGGTAAGCAGGGGATACGCAAATTCCACGATATCCGCGGCGATGTGGGCGGTATCTGCCACCAGATACTGGCCGAAAACGGGTACGTGCGTCCGGGCAGCGTGCTGGTGGGCACCGACAGCCATACCACCACACATGGCGCGCTGGGCGCGTTCGCGTTCGGCATCGGCGCCACAGAGATGGCCTCGGTATGGACGCTTGGCAGGATACTGAATGTGGAGGTGCCGGGCTCGATAAAAGTGATAGTCAACGGAAAATTCCAGGAGCATGTCTACCCGAAAGACCTGATACTGCACGTGATAGGGCGGCTCACCGCGCAGGGAGCCAACTTCAAGGCGATAGAGTTTTATGGAGACACTATCAGCAATATGCCCACCTCGGGGCGGCTGGTGCTCTGTAACATGAGCGTTGAAGCCGGCGCCACCGCGGGTCTGGTGCCGCCCGACGCGGAAACCCAGCGCTACCTGCGGGAAGAAGCGGGCGTGAAAGAACCGCTGGATATTTTCGGTCCCGATCCGGACGCCGTCTACGACCAGGTGCTTGAAATAGACGCCTCCAAACTTGAGCCTCAGATAGCCTGCCCGCACACGGTGGACAATGTTAAACCGATTGGAGAAGTCGCGGGCAAGAAGCTGCACCAGATCGTGATCGGCTCCTGCACCAACGGGCGGCTGGACGATCTCGAAATCGCGGCAAAGATACTGAAAGGCCGCCGCGTGGCGGACGGAACGCGGATGCTGGTGTTTCCCGCGTCGTGGCGGATTTACCACAAAGCGCTTGAAAGCGGCGCGATAAGCGCGCTGGCAAAAGCCGGCGCGGTAGTTTGTAATCCCGGCTGCGGGCCGTGCCTCGGCATACATCAGGGCGCGCTGGGCGACGGGGAAACCGCGCTGGCGACCACTAACCGTAATTTCAAGGGGCGCATGGGCAACCCTAAGGCCGAAGTGTATCTGTGCTCGCCGGCTGTGGCGGCGGCAAGCGCCATCACGGGCAAAATAACAGATCCCAGAGGAGCGCTGGTTGCAAAATGA
- a CDS encoding aspartate aminotransferase family protein, whose product MKHTLIHTEIPGPKSRELTARRKTCVASPMESLAPFYIKKGHGAVIEDVDGNRFLDFTGGWGCLVTGYSPKKVVEAIKAQAENYLHSDFTVIPYEPWIELSEILATKAQGKSEKAVAFFNSGAEAVENAVKIARGVTKRRSIVVFEGAFHGRTVLTMTMTQRPMPYKYIFGTAPDVHRLPYPNPRKNKYSPKDFEKLLLETVCPEDVAAVIIEPIQGEGGFNVPPEGFLQEIRRVTEKYGILMVADEVQSGYGRTGKFFAIENWGVEPDLITLGKSIAAGLPLSAVVGGKKYFDALPKSSIGSTFGGNPLACAAAIEVIKMIDGEKLLERALHLGKIIRGNFEELKQKYPVIKDVRGIGAMLAIEFIEDEKTWSPATEICQKVIQDARDNGVILAGAGLHKNVIRLLLPLVITDEQLAEGLDIIGKAIAGAAKKQPEKVKTKK is encoded by the coding sequence ATGAAACACACACTTATTCATACGGAAATACCCGGGCCGAAAAGCAGGGAACTGACCGCAAGAAGAAAAACCTGCGTCGCTTCCCCGATGGAGTCGCTTGCCCCGTTTTACATAAAAAAAGGCCACGGCGCGGTAATTGAGGATGTGGACGGGAACAGGTTCCTGGATTTTACCGGCGGCTGGGGCTGCCTTGTTACGGGTTATTCGCCGAAAAAAGTCGTTGAGGCTATAAAAGCGCAGGCTGAAAATTACCTTCATTCCGACTTCACCGTGATCCCGTACGAGCCTTGGATCGAACTGTCGGAAATACTGGCTACAAAAGCGCAGGGGAAATCCGAAAAAGCCGTCGCATTTTTCAACAGCGGAGCGGAAGCGGTTGAAAACGCGGTCAAGATAGCGCGGGGCGTTACCAAGAGAAGGAGTATAGTGGTTTTTGAGGGAGCGTTCCACGGGCGCACGGTTCTCACTATGACCATGACGCAGCGGCCTATGCCGTATAAATATATTTTCGGCACCGCGCCGGACGTTCACCGGCTGCCATACCCGAATCCGCGCAAAAACAAATATTCCCCGAAAGATTTTGAAAAGCTGCTGCTGGAGACCGTCTGCCCCGAAGACGTCGCGGCGGTCATAATCGAGCCGATACAGGGTGAAGGCGGATTTAACGTTCCGCCAGAAGGTTTTCTTCAGGAGATACGCAGAGTCACCGAAAAATACGGGATTCTGATGGTCGCGGACGAAGTCCAGTCGGGTTACGGCAGAACGGGCAAATTCTTCGCCATTGAAAACTGGGGAGTGGAACCCGACCTTATAACCCTCGGAAAATCGATCGCGGCGGGGCTGCCGCTGTCCGCCGTGGTCGGAGGTAAAAAATATTTTGATGCGCTGCCGAAAAGCTCGATAGGCAGCACTTTCGGCGGGAACCCGCTGGCGTGCGCGGCGGCGATAGAAGTTATAAAAATGATAGACGGGGAAAAGCTGCTTGAAAGGGCTCTTCACCTGGGGAAGATCATCAGGGGCAACTTTGAAGAACTTAAACAAAAATATCCCGTTATAAAAGATGTGCGGGGTATAGGCGCTATGCTGGCGATTGAGTTCATTGAAGATGAAAAAACATGGTCGCCCGCCACTGAAATATGCCAAAAAGTCATACAGGACGCCCGCGACAACGGAGTAATACTTGCGGGCGCGGGACTGCACAAGAATGTGATCCGCCTTTTACTTCCCCTTGTGATAACGGACGAACAACTGGCGGAGGGACTGGATATCATAGGCAAGGCAATTGCAGGCGCCGCAAAAAAACAGCCGGAGAAAGTAAAAACAAAAAAGTAG
- a CDS encoding hydroxymethylglutaryl-CoA lyase, translated as MNITQNNSPRILLHEVGPRDGLQVEKEVVPIEKKEAWLRDLMESGLDIIQVGSFVHPEKVPQMADTDELFRRLTAKKTSAAVLSGLVLNEKGLERGLACGVEMFCMGASASETHSRKNTGMGTEESTKRIIGAAKTAVAAGKKVQVSVQSAFGCGFEGAIPEERVLNMVRAYLEAGLRNISLADTAGHAHPAQVERLFGEIFKMDKGVECACHFHNTYGLGMANIFAAMRSGVTSVETSFAGLGGCPFTKVAAGNVATEDFVHALQREGLRMDVSLGLLIAVARDAAAHFGRDMQGFVYKIGHIHINKSQTVSQQ; from the coding sequence ATGAATATAACACAGAATAATTCGCCGCGCATCCTGCTGCACGAAGTCGGCCCCCGGGACGGCCTGCAAGTGGAGAAGGAGGTAGTCCCCATTGAGAAGAAAGAGGCCTGGCTCCGGGACCTGATGGAGTCCGGTCTGGACATCATTCAGGTCGGCTCTTTCGTGCATCCCGAAAAAGTCCCGCAAATGGCGGACACGGACGAGCTGTTCCGCCGGCTGACAGCGAAAAAGACTTCCGCGGCCGTCCTCTCGGGACTGGTGCTTAATGAGAAAGGTTTGGAGCGGGGACTTGCCTGCGGCGTTGAGATGTTCTGCATGGGCGCTTCGGCCAGCGAGACCCACAGCCGAAAGAATACCGGCATGGGAACAGAGGAATCCACAAAGCGTATAATCGGCGCCGCGAAAACCGCCGTAGCCGCCGGTAAAAAAGTGCAGGTCTCGGTACAATCCGCGTTCGGCTGCGGGTTTGAAGGCGCTATCCCTGAGGAACGCGTACTCAATATGGTGCGGGCCTACCTTGAAGCGGGCCTGCGCAACATCAGCCTTGCCGACACGGCGGGACATGCCCATCCGGCGCAGGTGGAGCGGCTCTTCGGCGAAATTTTCAAGATGGACAAGGGCGTTGAGTGCGCCTGTCATTTCCACAACACTTACGGCCTCGGCATGGCGAACATCTTCGCCGCCATGCGCTCCGGTGTGACTTCAGTTGAAACGTCTTTTGCAGGCCTGGGCGGCTGCCCGTTCACAAAAGTCGCGGCCGGCAACGTTGCCACCGAGGATTTTGTCCACGCCCTTCAAAGGGAGGGCCTGCGCATGGACGTGAGCCTGGGCCTCCTTATCGCCGTCGCCCGCGACGCGGCCGCGCATTTCGGCCGCGACATGCAGGGCTTCGTTTACAAGATCGGACACATCCATATTAACAAGTCGCAGACCGTCAGCCAGCAGTAG
- a CDS encoding isocitrate/isopropylmalate dehydrogenase family protein — translation MGKKHQIAWLPGDGVGKEVMEAARIVLDRVEFDAEYIHGDIGWDFWCKEGDAFPQRTIDLLKSVKAALFGAITSKPVKTAEKELIPALQGKGMVYRSPIVRMRQLFDLYVCLRPCKAYPGNPLNYKEGIDIVVFRENTEDLYSGVEFNTVPDELRDTLIKLSPPFKAFKNLKSDEYAISCKINTKKGSERIARAAFEFARKFNRKKVTVVHKANVVRATDGLFLEAARAVAKDYPEIKIDDANIDAMTMWLIKNPFNYDVMVAPNLYGDIISDLSAQLVGGLGFGCSANIGEKLAVFEPSHGSAPKYAGLYKVNPIATILAAKMMLEWLGEADKAKAIEDATALVIKEGKVRTYDMGGSASTLDMARAIADKCAVAGPART, via the coding sequence ATGGGCAAAAAACATCAGATAGCATGGCTCCCCGGCGACGGCGTCGGCAAAGAAGTAATGGAAGCGGCGCGTATCGTCCTTGACCGCGTTGAATTTGACGCCGAATACATCCACGGCGACATCGGCTGGGACTTCTGGTGCAAGGAAGGCGACGCGTTCCCGCAGCGCACCATTGACCTCCTTAAGAGCGTGAAAGCCGCGCTGTTCGGGGCCATCACTTCAAAGCCGGTTAAGACCGCCGAGAAGGAGCTGATACCCGCGCTCCAGGGCAAGGGGATGGTTTACCGCTCGCCTATCGTGCGCATGAGGCAGCTGTTCGACCTCTATGTTTGCCTGCGCCCCTGCAAAGCCTACCCCGGCAACCCTCTCAACTACAAAGAGGGCATTGATATAGTGGTGTTCCGCGAAAACACAGAGGACCTCTATTCAGGCGTGGAATTCAATACCGTGCCGGACGAACTTCGCGACACGCTTATCAAACTTTCACCCCCGTTCAAAGCGTTTAAGAACTTAAAGAGCGATGAATACGCTATTTCCTGCAAGATAAACACAAAAAAAGGCTCGGAGCGCATTGCCCGGGCCGCCTTTGAGTTCGCCCGCAAGTTCAACCGGAAGAAAGTAACGGTGGTTCACAAAGCCAATGTCGTACGCGCGACAGACGGGCTGTTTTTAGAAGCGGCGCGCGCCGTGGCTAAGGACTACCCCGAGATAAAGATAGATGACGCGAACATTGACGCCATGACCATGTGGCTGATCAAGAACCCGTTCAACTACGACGTAATGGTCGCCCCGAACCTGTACGGCGACATAATCTCGGATCTGAGCGCGCAGCTGGTGGGGGGACTGGGTTTCGGCTGCTCGGCCAATATCGGAGAGAAACTGGCGGTGTTCGAACCCTCTCACGGCTCTGCGCCCAAGTACGCCGGCCTTTACAAAGTCAATCCCATCGCCACCATTCTCGCGGCAAAGATGATGCTTGAATGGCTCGGAGAGGCCGACAAAGCGAAGGCGATAGAGGACGCAACCGCCCTGGTGATTAAAGAGGGCAAAGTGCGCACTTACGATATGGGCGGTTCTGCCAGCACTCTTGATATGGCGCGGGCCATAGCGGACAAGTGCGCAGTAGCCGGCCCGGCGCGGACATGA
- a CDS encoding CaiB/BaiF CoA-transferase family protein, whose amino-acid sequence MSKPILSGIRVLDLTNVLAGPFATLHLALLGAEVIKIENPKDGDLARKLGIMPALNDQLMGTSFLAQNANKKSLTLNTKTPEGKEIFRKLVKNADVLVENFRPDVMDRLGLGYKSLSEINPRLVYCAISGFGHTGPDAFKPAYDQIIQGLSGVMDINGDERLNPLRAGFPVCDTVGGLNAAFAVLAALYHRERTGEGQFIDIAMLDSIMPLMGWVAANLLIGGQHPVPMGNDNLTAAPSGTFKARDGYINIAANKQEQWEALCDILGVPELKKDPRFEKRDTRKKNRKLLTPLLEVKLAEKPTAEWVELLNAKGVPSGAILELEAALNQPQIKHRGILKEVSAEGIGTLKLFDLSAKFEKMPGQLNAPPPRLSADTAEILKELGVDETELAALKAKGVV is encoded by the coding sequence ATGAGCAAACCAATCCTCTCGGGAATACGGGTGCTTGACCTTACCAACGTGTTAGCCGGGCCTTTTGCCACTCTGCACCTGGCGCTGCTGGGCGCCGAAGTAATTAAGATCGAAAACCCAAAAGACGGCGACCTGGCCCGGAAGCTCGGCATAATGCCGGCTTTGAACGACCAGTTGATGGGAACCAGTTTCCTGGCCCAGAACGCGAACAAAAAGTCGCTGACCCTGAACACCAAGACTCCGGAGGGTAAAGAGATCTTCCGGAAGCTGGTGAAAAATGCGGATGTGCTGGTGGAGAACTTCCGGCCCGACGTTATGGACCGGCTGGGCCTCGGCTATAAATCCCTTTCCGAAATAAATCCCCGCCTAGTCTACTGCGCCATCTCCGGCTTCGGCCATACCGGGCCCGACGCGTTCAAACCCGCCTACGACCAGATAATCCAGGGCTTGAGCGGCGTTATGGACATCAACGGCGATGAAAGGCTCAACCCCCTGCGCGCGGGCTTCCCCGTATGCGATACGGTGGGCGGGCTCAACGCGGCCTTTGCCGTATTAGCGGCGCTCTATCATCGCGAACGCACCGGCGAAGGGCAGTTTATCGATATAGCGATGCTGGACTCGATCATGCCCCTTATGGGCTGGGTGGCGGCGAACCTCCTTATCGGCGGCCAGCATCCGGTGCCGATGGGCAACGACAATTTAACCGCCGCGCCGTCAGGAACGTTCAAGGCCAGGGACGGCTATATTAATATCGCGGCGAACAAGCAGGAGCAGTGGGAAGCCCTCTGCGACATTCTGGGAGTTCCGGAACTGAAGAAAGATCCGCGGTTCGAAAAGCGGGACACCCGTAAAAAGAACCGCAAACTTCTGACCCCGCTGCTGGAAGTGAAGCTTGCCGAAAAGCCGACCGCCGAGTGGGTGGAGCTGCTTAACGCGAAAGGCGTGCCGAGCGGCGCCATTTTGGAACTTGAAGCTGCGCTTAACCAGCCGCAGATAAAGCACCGCGGGATACTCAAAGAGGTGTCTGCCGAGGGCATAGGCACGCTGAAACTGTTCGACCTCTCCGCCAAGTTTGAAAAGATGCCGGGACAGCTTAACGCGCCGCCCCCGCGCCTTTCGGCCGACACGGCGGAAATACTCAAAGAACTCGGAGTTGATGAAACCGAATTGGCCGCCCTGAAAGCTAAGGGCGTGGTGTAG
- a CDS encoding 3-isopropylmalate dehydratase: MATKKIVLKVGDDVSTDIIYPGRFMATVLPTETPQFAFADNTAFNGKLKAGGIPAGSVILGGNNFGCGSSREQAVSCLKGHELTIVARNIARIFLQSAINLGLDIVICPSIEAAEGDELEIAQGRVFNRTSGESFAIEPLPKARQAIIDAGGLVSYTRKLLMETVNR; this comes from the coding sequence ATGGCTACTAAAAAAATTGTTCTAAAGGTTGGCGACGACGTGTCCACCGATATCATTTATCCCGGCCGGTTCATGGCGACAGTGCTGCCCACCGAAACACCGCAGTTCGCGTTCGCCGACAACACGGCTTTCAACGGCAAACTCAAGGCGGGGGGGATCCCCGCCGGAAGCGTTATATTGGGCGGCAACAACTTCGGCTGCGGCTCCTCGCGCGAGCAGGCGGTATCCTGCCTTAAGGGCCATGAGCTGACGATAGTGGCCAGGAACATCGCGCGTATTTTCCTGCAGAGCGCGATAAACCTGGGCCTGGACATAGTGATCTGTCCGTCGATCGAAGCCGCGGAAGGCGACGAACTGGAAATAGCCCAGGGCAGGGTTTTCAACCGCACGTCCGGCGAATCGTTCGCGATCGAGCCGCTCCCGAAGGCGCGCCAGGCTATTATAGACGCCGGCGGACTGGTCTCCTATACACGCAAATTACTGATGGAAACAGTGAACCGCTAG